The Methylomonas montana DNA window TCCTCAATCAATCGCGGACCTTTATAAATCAAACCGCTATATATCTGCACCAAGCTGGCGCCGGCCGCGATCTTCTCTTGGGCGTCGCTGGCACACAAAATGCCGCCGGCCGCGATAATCGGCAGCCTGCCTTGCAATTCTATCGCTAAGTGTTTCACGACCCGGGTTGAGCTGTCTTTAACCGGCGCGCCGCTGAGGCCGCCGGCTTCGTTGCCGTGTTTATGGGTTTGCACTTTGTCGCGGGCAATCGTGGTGTTGGTGGCGATCACGCCATCGATGGCAAATTCCAGCAGCAATCCGGCAATGTGAACGATTTCTTCGTCGCTCAAATCCGGGGCGATTTTCACCGCAATGGGCGTGTATTTGCCATGCTCTGCCTGCAATCTCAGCTGTTCTTCCTTCAGGGCATTCAGCAACTGTCTGATTTCGTCGCCCTGCTGCAACTGGCGCAGGTTCTTGGTGTTGGGCGAGGAGATATTGATGGTGACATAACTGGCTGCTTGATAGCTTTTTCGTAAGCCGATCAGATAATCGTCGGTAGCGTTCTCCAGCGGCGTGTCGGCGTTTTTACCGATGTTGATGCCTAAGATTCCCGAGTAGCGGCATCGACCGACTTGCTCCAGTAAGTGATCGATGCCCAGATTGTTGAAACCCATGCGGTTGATGATGGCCTGATGCTCTGGTAGGCGAAACAGGCGTGGCTTGGGGTTGCCGGGTTGTGGCCGCGGGGTGACGGTGCCAATTTCGATGAAGCCAAAACCCAGTTCGGCCAACGCATCGATGTAATCGCCGTTTTTATCCAGTCCGGCAGCCAGACCTAGCGGATTTTTAAAACTCAGGCCCATCGCGTTGACCGGTTTGTCGGTCGACTGCGCTCTATTCAATGCCGATAAGCCGCTCATTTGGGCTAACTTCAACAAATCCAGGGTGACATGATGAGCGGTTTCCGGATCCAGGGAAAACAGCAGGGGGCGTATTAAGGGATAAAGATTCATGGCTGGGCAGGTCGGGTTAACGAGTACGGTGCCGGGTCGATTTCAGTTGGGCGCTCTAGGATCAGATCGGCCAGTAATTGCGCCGATGCGGGCCCCATCACCAGGCCGTTTCTAAAATGGCCGGCATTAATGCTGAGATTCTCAAGGTCCGGATGGCGGCCGATGTAGGGTATGCCTTGTGGGCTGCCTGGGCGTAAGCCAGCCCAATGATGGCAGACTGGATAATTTTTTAACGATGGCAATAATTCGGTGGCGAATTGGTAAAGCTGTTGTTTGGCGTTGTCGGTGGTGATCTTGTCAAAACCGGCTTGTTCCACTGTGCTGCCTGCCAAAATTTTGCCGTCACGGCGCGGGATTAAATATTGATCGCCGTCCAGCACCATATAAGGCAAGGTGGTCGGGGTGGCGTCGAACAACAGCATTTGGCCTCGGACCGGCCGGATTTGCAAGTCCAAGGGCCAGTCCGGTAATAAATAGTTCATTAGATCGGTAGTCCAGGCGCCGGCGCTGACGATCAACTGTTTTACCGTGTATTTCCGGTCGACGGTCTCGACCTGGCTGACTTGGCGGTTGGCGACGGCGATCTTGCGTATGTCGGTGTTGTCGATAAATTGCACGCCGGCTTGTTGCAAATAGGCGTACAGAGACTTCAATAATCTCGGATTGCGAGCCTGGGCAATCTCCGGTAGCCACAACGGTTGCTGATAAGTGCTGGTAAAAGGCTCAGTTAACTCGGTGGATGCCGGTCGATATTCGATACCGTAATGTTGGCACCAATCGATGGCTTGCTGGTAATCCGGATTTTTGCAGATCAGCATGCCGCAGTCATACCACTCCGGATCGATACCGGTGGCGGCCAGAAGTTCTTGGCTTAGGCCGGGATATTTTTTCAGGCTGGCAACGGCCAGATCGGAAATGGCCGGTGCCTGTCGCCAAGGGTAAATCGGCAGCAGAATGCCACCGCCCGCCCAAGACGACTCCAATCCCGGTTTGGATTTGTCAAGAATCGTCACTTCGCGACCGGCTAGGCGCAATTCGCGGGCGGCGAGTAGGCCGCTAATGCCGGCGCCGATGATCAGAATATCCAGATGTTTGGTCATGCAAATGCTTGGGAAAACGGAGATGTAAATGCTTTTTTAAAGTAACACGAAGCAGGCTGGTTTTGATAGGGTCTGCCGGTTGTTGTGCTTGTGTGAAAAAGCAAATGAATGTTGTTTATTTTTGACAATTATTGATTATGGGTTACAAAGTATTTGTATCTATTTGAAATAAAACAAGTTTTTTGACCAAAAAAAATAGGCTTAAAACTTGTAAGGCTGGTATTTTGCTGCTATTATTGCTCACGTGAAGAAATCCTGTGTTGCATTAAAGCCAATTCAGTCTTAACAATAACTACCCTTGGGGGGAACAACAATGAGTTTTACTAAAACCAAATTAGCGCTGGGCGTTGCCGCAGCGACTTTGACAATGGCTGGCGCAATGGTCGCCCCACAAGCCCAAGCAGCGGATTCCAAAGCCGAGCGCGTAGCCGATGCGACTGCGAGAAAAACCGAGGCTTTGGAAGCGCAAATGGAACAAATGAGCGGCATGATGCAAGCCATGCAAGCTGAATTGAACCGCGTTAAATCTTCATCTGCTAGTTCTACTGCTGCTAATGCAAAAGTTCAAGAGTTGGATCAATGGATGGCGTCTGTGAAATCAACACCTGCTCAAGCTTCTGCAAAAGACAACTTGGTAGCGGTTCGTGGCGGTTGGTCGGCTT harbors:
- a CDS encoding quinone-dependent dihydroorotate dehydrogenase yields the protein MNLYPLIRPLLFSLDPETAHHVTLDLLKLAQMSGLSALNRAQSTDKPVNAMGLSFKNPLGLAAGLDKNGDYIDALAELGFGFIEIGTVTPRPQPGNPKPRLFRLPEHQAIINRMGFNNLGIDHLLEQVGRCRYSGILGINIGKNADTPLENATDDYLIGLRKSYQAASYVTINISSPNTKNLRQLQQGDEIRQLLNALKEEQLRLQAEHGKYTPIAVKIAPDLSDEEIVHIAGLLLEFAIDGVIATNTTIARDKVQTHKHGNEAGGLSGAPVKDSSTRVVKHLAIELQGRLPIIAAGGILCASDAQEKIAAGASLVQIYSGLIYKGPRLIEEVLRGF
- the thiO gene encoding glycine oxidase ThiO, coding for MTKHLDILIIGAGISGLLAARELRLAGREVTILDKSKPGLESSWAGGGILLPIYPWRQAPAISDLAVASLKKYPGLSQELLAATGIDPEWYDCGMLICKNPDYQQAIDWCQHYGIEYRPASTELTEPFTSTYQQPLWLPEIAQARNPRLLKSLYAYLQQAGVQFIDNTDIRKIAVANRQVSQVETVDRKYTVKQLIVSAGAWTTDLMNYLLPDWPLDLQIRPVRGQMLLFDATPTTLPYMVLDGDQYLIPRRDGKILAGSTVEQAGFDKITTDNAKQQLYQFATELLPSLKNYPVCHHWAGLRPGSPQGIPYIGRHPDLENLSINAGHFRNGLVMGPASAQLLADLILERPTEIDPAPYSLTRPAQP